In Bacillus sp. Cs-700, one genomic interval encodes:
- a CDS encoding phosphocarrier protein HPr — protein MAEKNFTVTSESGIHARPATALVNKAGQYSSDVTLDYNGKSVNLKSIMGVMSLGIQQNSEITIKAEGSDADEAIAGLTEVMENEGLGK, from the coding sequence ATGGCAGAGAAAAATTTCACAGTAACAAGCGAATCAGGAATTCATGCACGTCCAGCAACAGCACTAGTAAACAAAGCAGGTCAATATAGCTCTGACGTAACGCTTGATTATAACGGAAAGTCTGTAAACCTTAAATCAATTATGGGCGTAATGAGCCTTGGCATTCAACAAAACTCTGAAATCACTATCAAAGCAGAAGGATCAGATGCTGACGAGGCGATTGCAGGACTTACAGAAGTTATGGAAAACGAAGGTCTAGGCAAGTAA
- the ptsG gene encoding glucose-specific PTS transporter subunit IIBC — translation MFKQAFGVLQRVGKALMLPVAILPAAGLLLGFGNAFQNPTLLEKLPFMSAEWFQLLATVMEESGGIVFANLALLFAVGVAIGLSDGDGVAGIAAIVGFLVMNITMGVLEGVSADQVAESASYANVLGIPTLQTGVFGGIIVGILASYMYKRYYNIQLPQYLGFFAGKRFVPIATAVSALILGVIMIFVWPPIQSGLNAFSHNMLDANPALAAFVFGVIERSLIPFGLHHIFYSPFWFEFGQYTNAAGEIIRGDQKIFFEQLKDGAELTAGTFMTGKFPFMMFGLPAAALAMYHEARPEKKAVVAGIMGSAALTSFLTGITEPLEFSFLFVAPVLFGIHAIFAGLSFMTMALLDVKIGMTFSGGVIDFLLFGVLQGRTAWWLVIPVGLVFALIYYFGFRFAIRKFNLMTPGREEDEEDEIADDGQENTALAYNVLQALGGESNITNLDACITRLRVSVADKGEVDKKRLKRLGASGVMEVGNNIQAIFGTQSDGLKGQIRDIISGKTPKPLQDQKKEEKSEKPSGDKGKDHLISPLEGKIMPITEVPDQVFSGKMMGDGFAIEPTDGLIVAPVDGKIMNVFPTKHAIGIESVNGREILIHVGIDTVNLKGEGFEVFISEGDEIKQGQKLMKVDLAYIKENATSTITPIVFTNLEEGETIDLSKEGTVSREDKDIITISK, via the coding sequence ATGTTTAAACAAGCTTTCGGGGTTTTACAACGCGTTGGTAAAGCACTAATGCTTCCAGTGGCGATATTACCTGCTGCTGGTCTTCTACTTGGATTTGGTAATGCTTTTCAAAATCCAACATTGCTTGAAAAATTACCATTCATGTCCGCAGAATGGTTTCAACTTCTCGCTACGGTAATGGAAGAGTCTGGTGGGATTGTATTCGCTAACCTTGCTCTACTATTTGCGGTTGGTGTAGCGATTGGGTTATCAGATGGAGACGGAGTTGCTGGTATTGCCGCAATTGTTGGTTTCCTTGTTATGAATATTACGATGGGCGTCCTTGAAGGCGTTTCGGCTGATCAAGTAGCTGAAAGCGCATCATATGCCAATGTATTAGGAATACCTACTCTTCAAACGGGGGTATTTGGAGGAATAATTGTCGGTATTCTTGCCTCCTATATGTATAAACGGTATTATAATATTCAACTTCCTCAATATCTTGGCTTCTTCGCTGGGAAACGTTTTGTTCCAATCGCTACGGCGGTTTCAGCTTTGATACTTGGCGTCATCATGATTTTTGTTTGGCCGCCAATTCAATCAGGCCTAAATGCATTTTCTCATAACATGCTTGATGCGAACCCTGCTCTTGCAGCATTTGTTTTCGGTGTCATTGAACGTTCATTGATTCCATTCGGTCTTCACCACATTTTCTACTCTCCTTTCTGGTTTGAGTTTGGACAGTACACAAATGCTGCTGGTGAGATAATCCGTGGAGATCAAAAGATTTTCTTTGAACAATTAAAAGATGGTGCTGAGCTTACAGCTGGAACGTTCATGACCGGTAAATTCCCGTTTATGATGTTTGGACTTCCTGCAGCAGCTCTTGCAATGTACCATGAAGCTAGACCTGAAAAGAAAGCGGTTGTAGCGGGTATTATGGGGTCAGCTGCGCTGACATCTTTCTTAACAGGAATTACTGAGCCACTTGAGTTCTCATTCTTATTCGTTGCACCAGTCCTTTTCGGTATTCATGCTATTTTTGCAGGACTTTCCTTTATGACTATGGCATTACTTGATGTTAAAATTGGTATGACTTTCTCTGGTGGTGTAATTGACTTCCTTCTATTCGGAGTTCTACAAGGTAGAACAGCGTGGTGGTTAGTTATTCCAGTAGGATTAGTGTTTGCTTTAATCTACTACTTCGGCTTCCGTTTTGCGATTCGTAAGTTTAACTTAATGACGCCAGGACGTGAAGAAGATGAAGAAGATGAAATTGCAGACGACGGCCAAGAAAATACTGCCCTAGCCTACAATGTGCTTCAAGCTCTTGGTGGCGAAAGCAATATCACGAACTTGGATGCTTGTATTACGCGACTACGTGTTTCTGTTGCAGATAAAGGTGAAGTTGACAAAAAACGTCTAAAACGCCTTGGTGCTTCAGGTGTTATGGAAGTAGGAAATAACATTCAGGCAATCTTTGGAACACAATCTGATGGGCTGAAAGGCCAGATTAGAGACATCATTAGTGGGAAAACACCAAAACCACTTCAGGATCAGAAGAAAGAAGAAAAGTCTGAAAAACCTTCTGGTGATAAAGGGAAAGATCATCTCATCTCTCCTTTAGAAGGAAAAATCATGCCAATTACGGAAGTGCCTGATCAGGTCTTCTCTGGTAAGATGATGGGTGACGGTTTTGCGATTGAACCAACTGATGGCTTGATTGTTGCACCGGTTGATGGCAAAATAATGAATGTGTTCCCAACGAAGCATGCAATTGGTATTGAGTCTGTTAATGGTCGTGAAATTCTAATTCACGTTGGAATTGATACGGTTAATCTCAAAGGTGAAGGTTTCGAAGTATTTATTAGCGAAGGTGATGAAATTAAACAGGGCCAAAAGCTAATGAAAGTCGATCTCGCTTATATTAAAGAAAATGCAACCTCAACAATCACGCCTATTGTGTTCACAAACCTTGAAGAGGGAGAAACGATTGACCTTTCAAAAGAAGGTACTGTTTCTCGGGAAGACAAAGATATTATCACAATATCAAAATAA
- a CDS encoding PRD domain-containing protein: protein MNGGFEIKKILNNNVVIAISDQNTEVVLTGKGIGFNQKQGERLDESKVDKYFVLIDKHEQEQYKLLVPNVSESFIAIMNDSISLIEDKLDSQLDEHIHVSLTDHLSFAIKRLRQGLDVKYPFLVETQTMYPKEYTVAEEVIQHINHKLDVALPDGEIGFVALHIHSAITNRSVGKLNKYSALINQLVHVIEDSLHLVIDRTGIDYLRLVRHLRHAIERSELNQTVEAHERLEKVLKEEYPVCYNLSWKLIKIMQKELRTNFPDAEAVYLTMHLQRLSPK, encoded by the coding sequence ATGAATGGTGGATTTGAAATTAAAAAAATTCTGAATAATAACGTCGTTATTGCTATTTCTGACCAAAATACTGAGGTAGTATTAACCGGGAAAGGTATCGGATTTAATCAAAAACAGGGCGAAAGGCTCGATGAATCAAAAGTAGACAAGTATTTTGTTCTTATCGATAAGCATGAGCAAGAACAATACAAATTATTGGTACCGAATGTTTCGGAATCTTTTATTGCCATTATGAATGATTCGATATCTTTGATTGAAGATAAATTAGATTCTCAACTTGATGAACATATTCATGTGTCATTAACAGATCACCTTTCCTTTGCAATTAAACGTCTTCGTCAAGGCCTAGATGTAAAATATCCTTTTTTGGTAGAAACGCAAACGATGTATCCAAAAGAATATACAGTTGCTGAAGAAGTGATTCAGCACATTAACCATAAGCTAGATGTCGCTCTTCCAGATGGAGAAATCGGCTTTGTTGCACTGCATATCCATAGCGCCATTACAAATCGTAGTGTTGGAAAGCTTAATAAATATTCAGCTTTAATCAATCAATTGGTACATGTGATTGAAGACTCACTACATCTTGTCATTGATCGAACTGGAATTGATTATTTACGACTTGTTCGTCATCTGAGACATGCGATTGAACGAAGTGAATTGAATCAGACAGTTGAAGCTCACGAACGTTTAGAAAAAGTGTTGAAAGAAGAATATCCTGTGTGTTATAATCTGTCTTGGAAGTTGATTAAGATAATGCAAAAGGAACTTCGTACGAATTTTCCTGATGCAGAAGCAGTTTACTTAACAATGCACTTGCAAAGGCTTTCTCCTAAATAA
- a CDS encoding response regulator transcription factor: MKGNHYRPKPLLTKREREVFELLVQDKTTREIAEELFISEKTVRNHISNTMQKLGVKGRSQAVVELLRLGELEI; encoded by the coding sequence TTGAAAGGGAACCACTACCGACCAAAGCCACTATTAACCAAAAGAGAAAGAGAAGTTTTCGAACTACTTGTTCAAGACAAAACAACAAGAGAAATTGCAGAAGAACTGTTTATTAGCGAAAAAACAGTTCGAAACCACATTTCGAACACGATGCAAAAGCTTGGAGTAAAGGGGCGTTCTCAGGCTGTTGTTGAATTGCTTCGACTGGGAGAGTTAGAAATTTAG
- the sdhB gene encoding succinate dehydrogenase iron-sulfur subunit, protein MSEKKTVTLKIKRQDGPDSASYEETFTIPYRQNMNVISALMEIRRNPVNANGEKTTPVIWEMGCLEEVCGACSMVINGKPRQSCTALLDQLEQPIRLAPMTTFPVVRDLAVDRSRMFDALKKVKAWIPIDGTYDLGPGPRMPENKRQWAYELSKCMTCGVCLEACPNVNSRSEFIGPAAVSQVRLFNAHPTGAMNKEERLEGLMGDGGLANCGNSQNCVQSCPKGIPLTTSIAAMNRATSLQTFKNFFGSDH, encoded by the coding sequence ATGAGTGAAAAGAAAACCGTTACTCTTAAAATAAAAAGGCAGGATGGCCCTGATTCTGCGTCGTATGAAGAAACGTTTACAATTCCATATCGTCAAAACATGAACGTGATTTCTGCTTTAATGGAAATACGTCGTAATCCTGTTAATGCGAATGGTGAGAAAACAACGCCAGTTATTTGGGAAATGGGTTGTCTTGAAGAAGTTTGTGGAGCTTGTTCAATGGTGATTAATGGTAAACCACGCCAATCTTGTACAGCTCTTTTAGATCAGCTTGAACAGCCAATTCGTTTGGCTCCAATGACAACATTCCCTGTCGTGCGTGATTTGGCAGTCGATCGAAGTAGAATGTTCGATGCGCTTAAGAAAGTAAAAGCCTGGATTCCGATTGATGGAACTTATGATCTTGGTCCAGGACCAAGAATGCCAGAGAACAAACGTCAGTGGGCTTATGAGCTATCAAAATGTATGACTTGCGGTGTATGCCTTGAAGCATGTCCGAACGTAAACAGCCGTTCTGAATTTATTGGCCCGGCGGCTGTATCTCAAGTACGCTTATTTAACGCCCACCCAACAGGTGCGATGAACAAAGAGGAACGTCTTGAAGGTTTAATGGGAGATGGGGGACTCGCCAACTGCGGTAACTCGCAAAACTGTGTGCAGTCCTGTCCGAAGGGAATTCCATTAACAACTTCTATTGCTGCAATGAATCGAGCGACTTCACTCCAAACATTTAAAAACTTCTTTGGAAGTGATCACTAA